GCGCCACGTGAACGTAGAAGTCGAAGGGCCGGAAGGAGTGCGTCTGGCCGGACGGATCGACTGGACGGAGCTGCGGGAGGGTGTATTGCATGAGACCAAGCGGAGTCCGACAGCCATCGAAGCGCATCGCTGGCAGCTGCGCTTCTATCTGTGGCTGCTCAAGTTGCAGGGGGTTTTTCGAAAGAATGGCCAACCGTTTGTAGGACAGCTCAACTTTCCGCGTCAGCGCCGCACCGAAGTCGTTACGCTGACAGCAGCCGATGAGCGGCGGTTGCGCGAGATGGTGCGGGATATTCGCCAGACAGCGGCGCAGGCCGCCCCACCACCTCGTCTCGAAAACCGCCGCTT
The Rhodothermus sp. genome window above contains:
- a CDS encoding CRISPR-associated protein Cas4, whose amino-acid sequence is MLTELSVTGTLVNYFVLCRRKVWLAVHGLWMEQESEAVALGRLLDETSYAEELRHVNVEVEGPEGVRLAGRIDWTELREGVLHETKRSPTAIEAHRWQLRFYLWLLKLQGVFRKNGQPFVGQLNFPRQRRTEVVTLTAADERRLREMVRDIRQTAAQAAPPPRLENRR